The region AACGCGCCCTGCCGGAACAGGTTGTGCATGAAGGCGCCGACGTTGAGGCGGATCTGCGCCCACAGCGGTTCGTCGTTGGGTTCGAACACCACCCACTTCAGGCCGCGGAACAGGCTCTCCTCGATGAACAAGGCGGTGCGGCGCACCGGCGTGTATTTGTATTCGTCGGCGAGTTGGTCGGCGCCGCGCAGGGTACGCGCGCCCCAGACCACGCGGCCGCTGGCCGGCATCGCCCGCAGGCAATTGATGCCGAGGGGGTTGAGCTCGCCGTTTTCGGCGTCGGTCAGCGGCACCGACAGCTGCGGCACGCCGACCAGGGTCGCGTCGAGACCGGCCGGTGCCTTCCACACGCCGCGGCTGGCGTCGGTGCGGGCGAAGATGCCGGCGACCGCGCCGCAGGGAGCGAAGCTCTCGATGCCGTTGTCGCGCAGCAGGTTGGGCTGGCGCAGGCGCGGGAAGAAGATCGCGGCATTGCGGCTCTTGGGATCGGCGACGCTGTCGAGGCCGGCGATCGCCGCCTCCTTGCTGGTCCAGCCGCTCGGCGGATCGATGACGTGGAAAGCGCGGCGCCGCTCGCAATAGGCGGTCGCGGCCGAGAGCACGATCGGTTCGGCGTCGAACTGGATGCCGTCGACGCTCTTGTACGGCGGAATGCACAACAGGTTGAACAGGTCGGACTGTTCGAGCGCGTACAGGCCCTTCTTCAACTGCATGCCCTGGTCGGGCAGGAAGTGCAGCGCGCCCAGGTGGCCGCCGTCGGAGGCGGCCTGGTCGGCTTCTTCGTATTTCACCGCCAGCGCCGCGCGCTTGTTCTCCCAGAGCGTGCGTGCGGCGTCGATATCGGCTTGCGACGCGCCGCCCTTGATCAGGTCGTCGAGCTCGGTCTTGGCATCGCCGACCTCGGCTTCGGCGGCAGTGATCGCATCGGTGCCGGCGCTGACCGACCCCGGCAAGGCGCCCTTGACCCGCGCCAGGGCCGATTCGGATTCGAGTACCCGGTCG is a window of Lysobacter antibioticus DNA encoding:
- a CDS encoding phage tail sheath family protein; translated protein: MPAALTYPGVYVEEIPSGVRTITGVATSITAFVGRARRGPVDRAIVINSFGDFERRYGGLWLQSQLGYAVRDFFLNGGSQAIIVRLYASNTASFASPAAEAAAIAVAAAATGDSAAAAATAAETKANTYPNDPEKSAAKAVALVAKGASEEPDATAQTVQKAAKASIAPARAPLTIKELSLEAAYEGAWGGKLRGEIVASPNAEVALAFGVAPSELFNLTIRDASPGGAVETYLNVTVVESPRRIDRVLESESALARVKGALPGSVSAGTDAITAAEAEVGDAKTELDDLIKGGASQADIDAARTLWENKRAALAVKYEEADQAASDGGHLGALHFLPDQGMQLKKGLYALEQSDLFNLLCIPPYKSVDGIQFDAEPIVLSAATAYCERRRAFHVIDPPSGWTSKEAAIAGLDSVADPKSRNAAIFFPRLRQPNLLRDNGIESFAPCGAVAGIFARTDASRGVWKAPAGLDATLVGVPQLSVPLTDAENGELNPLGINCLRAMPASGRVVWGARTLRGADQLADEYKYTPVRRTALFIEESLFRGLKWVVFEPNDEPLWAQIRLNVGAFMHNLFRQGAFQGSSPRDAYFVRCDKDTTTQNDINLGVVNVVVGFAPLKPAEFVVLRIQQIAGQIDV